From a single Osmerus eperlanus chromosome 8, fOsmEpe2.1, whole genome shotgun sequence genomic region:
- the LOC134025425 gene encoding NADH dehydrogenase [ubiquinone] 1 beta subcomplex subunit 1-like, whose product MMNFAALVREHWANILVPIGFVIGIYMDRAQDMKLTAFRNKSALYSRELKPGEEVTWK is encoded by the exons ATGATGAACTTTGCAGCCCTTGTTCGTGAGCATTGGGCTAACATACTTGTACCCATTGGCTTTGTGATCGGAATTTACATGGACCGAGCACAAGACATGAAGTTGACGGCATTCAGGAATAAAAGTGCCCTATACAGCAG GGAACTAAAGCCAGGCGAGGAGGTGACCTGGAAATAG